The following coding sequences are from one Muntiacus reevesi chromosome 17, mMunRee1.1, whole genome shotgun sequence window:
- the LOC136148400 gene encoding interferon omega-1-like: MAFVLSLLTALVLVSYNSGGSLGCDLSQNHVLVARKTLSLLGQMRRLSPRFCLQDRKNFAFPQEMVEGGQLQEAQAISVLHEMLQQSFNLFHTERSSAAWDTTLLEQLRTGLHQQLDDLDACLGQVTGEEDSALGRTGPTLAVKRYFQGIHVYLQEKEYSDCAWEIVRLEIMRSLSSSTSLQEKLRVMDGDQNSP; encoded by the coding sequence ATGGCCTTCGTGCTCTCTCTACTGACGGCCCTGGTGCTGGTCAGCTACAACTCTGGAGGATCCCTGGGCTGTGACCTGTCTCAGAACCATGTGCTGGTTGCCAGGAAGACCCTCAGTCTCCTGGGCCAAATGAGGAGACTCTCCCCTCGCTTCTGTCTACAGGACAGAAAAAACTTCGCTTtcccccaggagatggtggagggagGCCAGctgcaggaggcccaggccaTCTCTGTGCTCCACGAGATGCTCCAGCAGAGCTTCAACCTCTTCCACACAGAGCGCTCCTCTGCTGCCTGGGACACCACCCTCCTGGAGCAGCTCCGCACTGGACTCCATCAGCAGCTGGACGACCTGGATGCCTGCCTGGGGCAGGTGACGGGAGAGGAAGACTCTGCCCTGGGAAGGACAGGCCCCACACTGGCCGTGAAGAGGTACTTCCAGGGCATCCATGTCTACCTGCAAGAGAAGGAATACAGCGACTGTGCCTGGGAAATCGTCAGACTGGAAATCATGAGATCCTTGTCTTCATCAACCAGCTTGCAAGAAAAGTTAAGAGTGATGGATGGAGACCAGAACTCACCTTGA